From the Thamnophis elegans isolate rThaEle1 chromosome 16, rThaEle1.pri, whole genome shotgun sequence genome, the window gtCTACTTCTACTCCtacctattctgttctgttctattctattctactctactctactctattctacttttaGTCTACTCTGCTCTATACTctacccattctattctattctattctactcctactcctactcctactctagtCTACTTCTACTCCtacctattctgttctattctattctattctattctattctattctattctattctattctattctattctattctattctattctattctattctattctattctattctattctattctactactcctactcctactctagtCTACCTACTCCTATtctacctattctattctactctactctattctacttttaGTCTACTCTGctctatactctattctattctactcctactcTAGTCTACTTCTACTCCTATtctacctattctattctattctactctactctatttttagTCTACTCTGCTCTATACTctacccattctattctattctattctattctactcctactcctactcctactctagtCTACTTCTACTCCtacctattctgttctgttctattctattctactctactctactctattctacttttaGTCTACTCTGCTCTATACTctacccattctattctattctattctactcctactcctactcctactctagtCTACTTCTACTCCtacctattctgttctgttctattctattctactctactctactaaacttttagtctactctactctatactctACCTATTCTCTCCTCTCAGATTATCCCATTCTAGGGGATGTACTGTACAGGTGTTTGCAAATCACACCAATGTGTCTCTATTAATTCAGTCTTCTGAAAGGGGATGATCTGAACAACCACATTTTCCTGATTTAATGAGGTCTCAGAGTAAAATCAAAACCTACTGACCCCACTAATATTTAAGTTAATGCTTTGGGTACTTTTCATCGGTAGGTCAACTGTGTTCACAATTCCAAGATCCACCTTTTGCAAACTAGGCCAAGATGTCTACAGAGCTACTGTCTGTAGACCATCCTCGAATCAAGACAGAGAAAGCCCAGGTAGTGCATAGACTCTTGAAACAAATTCCACCTGGAGAATTCAATGAGGCCTTCAGTGACTTACGCATGCTGGTAGAAGATGATAAGATGATGTGTGAAGAGGCACCCAGTCTCTGTGCCGTGTACAACAAGGACCATTTCACACCAGTCCAAACCAAGAACGGTGAGGTCCTCTTGACTCGCCACAATGAGCTGGAGGAGAACTACTTCCTGGATCCACAGAACCAGGTCTCCTTCAAGTATGACCACTTGAGGAGAATACCAAGTGACTTCCAGGCTCATCCCGAAGAGGACAAGAAAGGAGAGCTATGGAGGAGAGCCCTCCACGAGGCCCTGAAATTTTATGTCGACAACCACTATCCTGGCGGGCTTTGCAGCGTCTTCGTCAAGGACACAGCTATGCGGAAGATTTTTGTGGCTTGCATTGAAAGCCACCGATACAAACCGTCTGCCTTCTGGAACGGCTTGTGGAAATCGGAATGGACATTTGCTCTAGCTCCTGCCTCTACATCCACTCAGGTGACCGGAGTCATCACGATCCAGGCACACTACTTTGAAGATGGCAACACACACCTGACAGCAGTCAAGGATGCTGAGGAGACGCTGCTGGTCACCGATGAAGCCCAGACAGCAAAGGACTTTGCAAAGCTGGTGGGGAAAGTGGAAAACGAGACCCAGAGTAAAATCATGGATGAATACGACCACATGAACAGCAGCTACATAAAGTCCTTTCGGAGACAGCTGCCCATCACTCACACCAGCCTTGACTGGGAAAAAGTGGTGACTGTGAAGACTGTAGAGGCTCGTACGCTCTAGCGGAAGCCCTGCTTCTGCACAgccagaggaaggggaggagaaaagcgGAAAGGTTGGAGGAAACATATCTTCTAAAGTAAAGGAGCCAATAAAATAAGCAGTGTAATAAAATGGAAGGTACATGTCTACTTCTGGATAGGAAGATTTGGGAGAAGAAATGCAGAACTAGTGTATCCTGTAGGGCAGCTGCTGTCCCCAACCATTCCAGCTTAGCAGCccgactgggggtgggggagtgagaGAGGAGAACCGGGCTGTATGAGTGATGGCTTGCTGCTCGCGTGTGCGCCGTTCAACTTGCACAAACATTGCCCAAGCGTGTGCGCATACACATGCACCTTGACTTGTGTGAGTTGAGCtgcttgcacgcatgtgcacgggCCCGCCAACTGCTTGCACAAGTTCAGCTGTTCACATGTGCACATAAACCAGCCTGCCTCTTGTGTCGCCCAGTTCCTAGTGGCCTGGTAGTGGGCTAcggcccagaggttggggacccctgtagaGATACAAGAGTGGAAGAGGGGGGCGGGAAACAGAGTGCAGCTTATGGAAGTCGTGATTTTCTTCATGCTTCCTAAAGCTACATTTAAATGCCTGGAAAAGGAACAGGATCTTCAGTAAATGTATGGACATACAATGAATGTACAGATATTATCTGtgatgtgtgcacatgtgtggattCATTTCCTGCCCAAACACAAATCTATACCTGATTCTACACCGATATATGGATACATTCATATTTAATAGCTATgaaggtgtgtgtgggggacaGATTACTCACGCTAATACCCTTGCAGTATTAACTGTAGAAAAAGAGGGGTAAAGTGGTTAGGAGATCACAGTTCCCTTCCGATGTGTACACATCTTTTCATAGATGCATATATTTTCAGGAGGTGTATCCCTATTCACAGAAAACAGGTTGGGGaatggagaaagggagggaaggaagggagggagggagggagataggaagggagggagggagagggagggagggtgggagggaggaaggaagacacACTTTCTTATCCCATTTCAAGTGTTCCATATATAACAGGAATTCCACAATTCCCAGCAACATGTCCCTATAATTCCAGGTGGGGGAAAAAATGTCCTTTGCAAATATTGAAAAAGCCGCCCCAGCCGTTTCCCTCTCACAGCTAAGTGTTTACATGGCACCAGCAACAAAGAAGTGGTTGAGGTGTCTGACAATTTGGAGAGCATCCAGGGCGTAGCAGGGGGCCTCTTTCAGCCTTTGCCAGCAGGAGATAATGGGGATGTCAGAAGTTAGCAGAaagtcagagagagaaagacagtcccatattacattaaaaaaatgtgttgttaTTCAGGATGCTACTACGGATGTTTGCAATGGGACACACACTTATTGGAATCCCATTAGAGCAGCATCAATGTCCCTTTTATCCCATTCTCTTGACAAGACGGG encodes:
- the LOC116519318 gene encoding F-actin-capping protein subunit alpha-2-like → MSTELLSVDHPRIKTEKAQVVHRLLKQIPPGEFNEAFSDLRMLVEDDKMMCEEAPSLCAVYNKDHFTPVQTKNGEVLLTRHNELEENYFLDPQNQVSFKYDHLRRIPSDFQAHPEEDKKGELWRRALHEALKFYVDNHYPGGLCSVFVKDTAMRKIFVACIESHRYKPSAFWNGLWKSEWTFALAPASTSTQVTGVITIQAHYFEDGNTHLTAVKDAEETLLVTDEAQTAKDFAKLVGKVENETQSKIMDEYDHMNSSYIKSFRRQLPITHTSLDWEKVVTVKTVEARTL